In bacterium, the genomic window AGCGATATGCCCTGGCCGCCGAAGAAAAGCCGGTAATTACGGTAGCGGAAAGCCCGGAACATCAGGCGCCATGGACGCTGCTCGGTGGACAAGGCCATTATTGCACCCTGGTCTTTTCTGTGTCGTTTTCAGGTGCATTCTGGTGCACGGTGCCGCGCGACAAGGACGCAAAGATGCCGGCAAAGCATAGCGCGGCAAAAATGCCGAACAGAATCCTGAAACTGCTCATGAACTGCTGGTAATATGGTGGCGTGATCTCGACGCGTCCGATGACCAGGGAAAATACGAGCATGGCGAATCCCATGCTCATCATCTGCCCGACGAGCCGCATCGTACCGAGCGTTCCCGATGCAACGCCGTAAAACCTTTTATCCACCGAGCTCATTACGGCGTTCGTGTTAGGTGATGAAAAGCACGCGAACCCCAATCCCATGAACAGCAAGCAGGCGAGCACAAAACCAAAAGGCGTACCGGTCCTTAGCATAGCCAGGGCAGCCAAGCCCAAAGTGCATATCGCCATGCCCAGCGACGATACGATGCGAGGCTCGATCCGGTCAGACAACCGGCCGGCCAACGGAGAAAATGCCGTCATGACCAGGGGCTGGGCAATAAGTATCAGCCCGGCGTTCTGCGGGCTAAGGTTCTTGATGAATTGCAGGTAAAGGCTTAAGAGAAAACTCACCGCGGACGTGGCGCTGTAATTTATCAGCGCCGCGATGTTGGAAAAAGCATAGACCCGGTTATTCTTGAACAAGTTTATATCGATCAGTGGAAAATCCGCGCGAGTCTCCCAGAACGCAAATAGAACGATGGCGGCAATTCCCGCTATGATCAGAACAATCCCCCCTGCCCCGGGCAATTTTGAAAGGCCGAACATGGTCGCGAACAGCGCCGCGCCGTAGATCATGGCGCCGGCGATATCCATTTTTTCACCACCGGCTCCTGTCCATTCGCCTTTCATCTTCCAGACAATGCCTGCAATGATGAAAAGGCACAACGGGACATTGAACCAATAGACGCTGCGCCATCCCAGGTACTGCGTCAAAAAGCCGCCTAGTACCGGCCCCATTGAAAGACCAAGGTAAACTCCAGAGACATTGATCCCCAGCGCCTTCCCCCGCTCAGCCGGAGGAAATACTGTTGTCAGGATCGCTACGCCCGTACCAAAGATCATGGCGCCACCGATCCCTTCGATGATCCGAAACCCGATAAGCATTGCGCCTGAAACCGACAGGGCGCACAATACCGACGCCGCCAGGTAGACCGCGATACCAGCAAGGAAAATCCTTTTTCTGCCCCAGATATCAGCGATGCGGCCGATCGGCACCAAAAATATCGCTGCTGCCAGCATGTACGCAGCGGGCACCCAGCCCAGAAGGACCGCGTTCATCCCGAATTCTTTGCCGATCGTGGGCAGCGCGATATTAACGGCCGACCCCATGAAAGGCGTCAGAAAAGACGCGATAGTCGTTATCGTCAATACTAAGTTCCGGGGAATTTGCTTGGACATCTCAGACCACATTGTAGCAAATTATCGAGGACTGTCAATCACGGGGTCAACCCCGCACTATTTTCTATGACACGAGGGTCAAGCGCGGCGTTTTTTCAGTAGTAAAATCGCATTTTCGCATGATCGTAAGCTTTCGACCGATAATAGCGCGGGGTTGACATAGGCTACTTTTTTGATATAATAAACACATGCGACTAACTACCAAAACACGGTACGCGGTGCGTGCTATCTGCGAGTTGGCTGAACAGTCGGCAGATACTCCAATTTCGCTGAAAAAGATCGCTAATAAGCAGGGCATAAAACTAAAATATCTGGAACAGATCTTCATAAATCTGCACAAAGCCGGACTGGTCAAGAGCCGTAAGGGACCCCATGGCGGATACGTGCTGGGGAAGAAACCGGCGAAGATCAAGCTGCTCGAGATCATGCAGGCGGTGGGCGAGACGACCGATCCGGTCTTCTGCGCCGACGAAAATACGCGCAAGTTCTGCCCCAGGATGAACACCTGCTCGGCCCGGCCATTTTGGCGCCGGATGAAGATAATGATCGACAAATTCCTTTCGTCACATTCGATCCGGGACCTTTGCGGGTGTCAGGGTCTGGAAGGACAAGAATAACCATGATCAAATTGCCTGATATCGGGAAGATCTCACCCGAGGTCTTCAATGAACTGATCTTTCCCCGGCTGGGCGCTAAGTCCAAAAGCATTCTGGTGGGACCGCAGCATGGCGTGGACGTTGGCATCGTGAATATTAACGGCAAGGCGGTCGCCATGACAAGCGATCCGGTCTTCATCGTTCCCGAATACGGATTCAAGCGCGCTGCCTGGTTCGCCACGCATATCCTGGCGTCCGATATTGTAACCTCGGGTTTGCCGCCGATGTATCTGACCATTGACCTGAACCTGCCGCTGAGCATGACCGAAGCCCAGTTGACCGAAGTCTGGCAGACGATCCATGAAGAATCCACGAAGATGGGGATGGCGATAATCGGCGGGCATACGGCGCGTTATGACAACTGCAACTATCCAATGGTCGGTGGAGCCACGGTCATCGCGGTCGGCGACCTTGATCAGTACGTATCTCCCCGCTTTGCCCGGCCCGGTGACGTCATCATCATCAC contains:
- a CDS encoding MFS transporter, translated to MSKQIPRNLVLTITTIASFLTPFMGSAVNIALPTIGKEFGMNAVLLGWVPAAYMLAAAIFLVPIGRIADIWGRKRIFLAGIAVYLAASVLCALSVSGAMLIGFRIIEGIGGAMIFGTGVAILTTVFPPAERGKALGINVSGVYLGLSMGPVLGGFLTQYLGWRSVYWFNVPLCLFIIAGIVWKMKGEWTGAGGEKMDIAGAMIYGAALFATMFGLSKLPGAGGIVLIIAGIAAIVLFAFWETRADFPLIDINLFKNNRVYAFSNIAALINYSATSAVSFLLSLYLQFIKNLSPQNAGLILIAQPLVMTAFSPLAGRLSDRIEPRIVSSLGMAICTLGLAALAMLRTGTPFGFVLACLLFMGLGFACFSSPNTNAVMSSVDKRFYGVASGTLGTMRLVGQMMSMGFAMLVFSLVIGRVEITPPYYQQFMSSFRILFGIFAALCFAGIFASLSRGTVHQNAPENDTEKTRVQ
- a CDS encoding RrF2 family transcriptional regulator; this translates as MRLTTKTRYAVRAICELAEQSADTPISLKKIANKQGIKLKYLEQIFINLHKAGLVKSRKGPHGGYVLGKKPAKIKLLEIMQAVGETTDPVFCADENTRKFCPRMNTCSARPFWRRMKIMIDKFLSSHSIRDLCGCQGLEGQE